One Streptococcus sp. zg-86 DNA window includes the following coding sequences:
- the malQ gene encoding 4-alpha-glucanotransferase codes for MTNRTSGVLLHITSLPGKFGIGTFGKEAYDFVDFLAETKQTYWQILPLTTTSYGDSPYQSFSAIAGNTNLIDFDLLVEAGCLQVTDYETVHFGDDPEVIDYAQLFTTRRPILEMAVKGFLAQDKNSAVFREFEKANSSWLNDYAEFMAIKEYFGNKALQEWEDKKVLARNEESLEAYRQELAEQITYFKVTQYFFFSQWKELKAYANQKHIKIIGDMPIYVSADSVEVWTKPQLFKLDQERKPLYVAGVPADNFSADGQLWGNPIYDWSEHEKTGFSWWIYRIHESFKLYDVLRIDHFKGFSDFWQVAGDAAVAKIGTWEPGPGYALFKAVKEALGDLPIIAEDLGNIDAKARKLLNDCGYPGMKILQFGLEDVEGKSIDSPHRCIPNSVSYTGTHDNEVINGWYNNLTVEQQEYVDDYSNRKPIEPVTQAMLRVLFATVSDTVIATMQDILDLPASSRMNRPSTIGGNWQWRMKAEDLTQAKKDFLVKMTTLYQRGNEQND; via the coding sequence ATGACAAATCGTACAAGCGGTGTGTTACTACACATTACCTCTTTACCAGGAAAGTTCGGTATTGGAACATTTGGAAAAGAAGCCTATGACTTTGTAGATTTCTTGGCAGAAACCAAGCAAACCTACTGGCAAATCCTCCCTTTGACAACCACTAGCTATGGAGATTCTCCCTATCAATCCTTTTCTGCGATTGCAGGAAATACCAATTTGATTGATTTTGACTTGTTGGTAGAAGCTGGTTGTTTGCAGGTAACAGATTATGAAACAGTCCACTTTGGAGATGATCCAGAAGTGATTGACTATGCCCAATTATTTACCACACGCCGTCCTATTTTGGAAATGGCTGTCAAGGGTTTTCTAGCTCAAGATAAAAACAGTGCAGTATTTAGAGAATTTGAAAAGGCTAATTCGTCATGGTTAAACGACTATGCAGAATTTATGGCTATAAAAGAATATTTTGGTAATAAGGCTCTTCAAGAGTGGGAGGACAAGAAAGTGCTCGCTCGTAATGAAGAATCGTTGGAAGCCTATCGTCAGGAGCTTGCAGAGCAAATTACCTATTTTAAGGTGACCCAGTATTTCTTCTTTAGCCAATGGAAGGAATTGAAGGCTTATGCCAATCAAAAGCACATTAAAATTATTGGGGACATGCCGATTTATGTTTCGGCAGATAGTGTGGAAGTCTGGACTAAACCCCAGCTTTTCAAGCTAGACCAAGAGCGTAAGCCTCTTTATGTGGCGGGTGTTCCTGCGGATAATTTTAGTGCAGACGGTCAGTTGTGGGGCAATCCAATCTACGACTGGTCAGAACATGAAAAGACAGGTTTTAGTTGGTGGATTTATCGAATTCATGAGAGTTTCAAACTCTATGATGTCTTGCGGATTGACCATTTCAAAGGCTTCTCTGATTTTTGGCAAGTAGCAGGAGATGCGGCTGTTGCCAAAATTGGTACATGGGAACCGGGTCCGGGATATGCACTCTTTAAGGCAGTAAAAGAAGCCTTGGGAGACTTACCAATCATTGCCGAAGATTTGGGAAATATTGATGCGAAAGCAAGAAAACTCTTGAATGATTGTGGTTATCCTGGAATGAAAATCTTGCAATTTGGGCTGGAAGATGTAGAAGGAAAAAGTATCGATAGCCCGCACCGCTGCATTCCAAACTCCGTATCTTATACCGGTACGCATGACAATGAGGTTATCAACGGTTGGTACAATAACTTGACAGTGGAACAACAAGAGTATGTCGATGACTACAGCAACCGCAAACCAATTGAGCCGGTCACTCAGGCCATGCTTCGCGTTTTATTTGCGACAGTGAGTGATACGGTGATTGCCACCATGCAGGATATTTTAGATCTCCCTGCTTCGTCGCGCATGAATAGACCTTCTACGATTGGTGGGAACTGGCAATGGCGGATGAAAGCAGAAGATTTAACTCAAGCTAAGAAAGACTTTTTAGTGAAAATGACAACATTATATCAGCGAGGAAATGAACAAAATGACTAA
- a CDS encoding GntR family transcriptional regulator gives MSKYKQVYEDIKEQIVAGSLPAHHELPSENELMNHYQFSKDTIRKSLALLERDGYIRKQQGRNSIVLEPSLNKPQSLTTILTMGELNHPQTHDVQTKLTDLYIVQGNPILMDIFQVDDSVDFYRVGRTRTINGECVEYELSYFDRRIVPYLNRTIAEDSIYHYLEQELGLTISYSEREISFRYANDDEKVALDLGDYNMVVVVTSTTYLENGQAFQYGSISYRPDKITFTSTAKR, from the coding sequence ATGAGTAAATACAAACAGGTCTATGAAGACATTAAGGAACAAATTGTCGCAGGCTCATTGCCTGCTCATCATGAATTACCAAGTGAAAACGAACTAATGAATCACTATCAGTTCTCAAAAGATACCATTCGTAAGTCCTTGGCCCTTCTTGAACGAGACGGTTATATCCGAAAACAACAAGGTCGGAATTCCATTGTCCTTGAACCTTCCTTAAACAAGCCTCAATCTCTCACAACGATTCTAACCATGGGAGAACTGAATCATCCTCAGACACACGATGTCCAGACCAAACTGACAGACCTTTATATTGTACAGGGTAATCCGATTCTGATGGACATCTTTCAAGTAGATGATAGTGTCGATTTTTACCGTGTGGGACGAACTCGAACCATTAACGGCGAGTGTGTCGAATATGAACTCTCCTATTTTGACCGTCGTATCGTTCCTTACTTGAACCGTACGATTGCAGAGGATTCGATTTACCACTATTTGGAACAAGAGCTAGGACTTACGATCAGTTATTCTGAGCGGGAAATCTCCTTCCGCTATGCCAATGATGACGAAAAAGTAGCTCTTGACTTGGGCGATTATAACATGGTGGTTGTGGTGACCAGTACCACCTATCTTGAAAATGGCCAAGCCTTCCAATATGGTAGTATCAGCTACCGTCCCGATAAAATTACTTTTACATCAACTGCCAAACGCTAG
- a CDS encoding peptide deformylase: MIRPIMKDILFLQVPSEPATKADLAIGQDLQDTLLAHQDACVGMAANMIGVRKRIIIVNMGFTNLVMYNPVLEAARRPYQTEESCLSLEGVRTTKRYEEIEVSFFDQNWQVKRLTLTGFTAQIVQHELDHLEGIII; the protein is encoded by the coding sequence ATGATTCGACCGATTATGAAAGACATCCTCTTTTTACAGGTTCCGTCAGAGCCTGCAACAAAGGCAGATTTGGCAATTGGACAGGATTTACAGGATACTTTGTTGGCACATCAAGATGCCTGTGTTGGTATGGCTGCTAATATGATTGGGGTTCGCAAGCGGATTATCATTGTCAATATGGGCTTTACCAATCTTGTGATGTACAATCCAGTTTTGGAAGCTGCTAGGCGACCCTATCAAACAGAGGAGAGTTGCCTGTCTTTAGAAGGAGTACGCACGACCAAGCGTTATGAAGAAATCGAAGTTTCCTTTTTTGACCAGAATTGGCAGGTGAAACGGCTGACTCTAACAGGCTTTACAGCTCAGATTGTTCAACATGAGCTGGATCATTTAGAGGGGATTATTATTTAA
- a CDS encoding DUF5694 domain-containing protein, producing MVKVMIVGTFHMESQADVHHLQDTERIHDFGTEFAELVEKFKAFQPTKICVEWESKHQDQLLQYFANWQSGQVTSTNEIVQLGFPLAKASQAELVAIDWMEEGQGLYGFGDIMDELVNQPALQAELERYPLDQTDLDKGITENLRFYNSPQFVAAAQAYYTNVARVGRPGREVGIGWLIWWYQRNLMIFYNLFEQQAVDDRLLILIGASHKGILEQMLVDSQQVELVDVNDYL from the coding sequence ATGGTCAAAGTAATGATTGTAGGGACGTTTCATATGGAAAGCCAGGCAGATGTTCATCATTTGCAAGATACTGAGCGTATTCATGATTTTGGCACGGAGTTTGCAGAGCTTGTAGAAAAATTCAAGGCTTTTCAGCCAACGAAAATCTGTGTGGAATGGGAAAGCAAGCACCAAGACCAACTGTTGCAGTATTTTGCGAATTGGCAGTCAGGTCAGGTTACTTCCACGAATGAAATTGTTCAGTTGGGCTTTCCCCTAGCTAAGGCCAGTCAAGCAGAGCTTGTTGCGATTGATTGGATGGAGGAGGGACAGGGCTTGTATGGTTTTGGCGATATTATGGATGAACTAGTCAATCAGCCAGCCTTGCAGGCAGAACTGGAGCGTTATCCCTTAGATCAGACAGATTTGGATAAAGGAATTACTGAAAATCTTCGCTTCTATAATTCACCGCAATTCGTAGCAGCTGCGCAGGCTTATTATACCAACGTAGCGCGAGTGGGAAGACCTGGACGAGAAGTTGGTATTGGTTGGCTGATCTGGTGGTATCAGCGGAATCTGATGATTTTTTACAATCTGTTTGAACAGCAAGCAGTAGATGATCGGCTCTTGATTCTAATTGGAGCTTCTCATAAAGGGATATTGGAACAGATGTTAGTAGACAGCCAGCAAGTAGAGTTAGTCGATGTGAATGACTATCTATAA
- a CDS encoding nucleotidyltransferase, with product MIVTGIVAEFNPFHNGHAYLLSKAEGLKVVAMSGNFTQRGEPAIVDKWARAQMALENGADLVVELPFLVSVQAADFFAQGAVDILARLGVTQLSFGTEEMLDYGKIAELYELKSAEMADFLANLPNRLSYPEKTQAMWENFAGLSFSGNTPNHVLALAYAKAVAGKGIALCPIKREGAGFHSLASHLEFASATALRHRIDDADFIATFSPSGDLLRQVPHVSWENYFPYLRYQILSNPDLTSIYQVNQEMASRIREAIKLATSMEELVEQIATKRYTKARVRRLLTYILVQAQESPLPQSIHLLGFSEQGRKHLASIKQEVALISRIGKEAWDPLTQQADRIYQLGNPQLVEQNFGRLPIRIDNSLQ from the coding sequence ATGATAGTGACAGGCATTGTTGCAGAGTTCAATCCCTTTCATAATGGACATGCCTACCTACTTTCTAAGGCCGAAGGATTGAAAGTTGTTGCCATGAGTGGAAATTTTACCCAACGGGGGGAGCCTGCTATTGTAGATAAGTGGGCAAGAGCGCAGATGGCGTTGGAGAACGGTGCAGATTTAGTCGTTGAGTTGCCGTTTTTAGTCAGTGTGCAGGCAGCAGATTTTTTTGCCCAAGGAGCGGTGGATATCTTAGCTCGTTTGGGAGTGACTCAGCTTTCCTTTGGGACAGAAGAAATGTTGGATTATGGGAAAATAGCAGAGCTCTACGAGTTAAAAAGTGCTGAAATGGCTGATTTTCTAGCCAATTTACCTAATCGACTCAGTTATCCTGAGAAAACACAAGCCATGTGGGAGAACTTTGCAGGTTTGAGCTTTTCAGGCAATACTCCCAACCATGTCCTTGCTCTAGCTTATGCGAAGGCAGTGGCAGGCAAAGGGATTGCATTGTGTCCGATTAAACGAGAGGGAGCTGGATTTCATTCGCTTGCCTCACATTTGGAATTTGCTTCAGCTACGGCTTTGAGACATCGCATTGACGATGCAGACTTTATAGCCACTTTTAGTCCAAGTGGGGATTTACTAAGGCAAGTTCCCCATGTGTCATGGGAGAATTATTTCCCCTATCTCCGCTATCAAATTCTCTCCAATCCAGATTTGACGAGTATTTACCAAGTCAACCAAGAAATGGCCAGTCGGATTAGAGAAGCGATAAAGTTGGCTACTTCAATGGAAGAATTGGTCGAGCAGATTGCGACTAAGCGTTATACCAAGGCACGGGTTCGACGACTGTTGACCTACATCTTAGTACAGGCACAAGAAAGTCCACTGCCGCAATCAATCCACTTGCTAGGCTTTTCTGAACAAGGTCGTAAGCACTTAGCTAGTATCAAGCAGGAAGTTGCACTGATTAGTCGAATTGGAAAAGAAGCGTGGGACCCCCTTACCCAGCAGGCAGATCGGATTTACCAACTGGGCAATCCTCAGCTTGTCGAGCAGAATTTTGGCCGATTACCGATACGGATTGACAATTCCTTGCAATAG